A window of the Helianthus annuus cultivar XRQ/B chromosome 4, HanXRQr2.0-SUNRISE, whole genome shotgun sequence genome harbors these coding sequences:
- the LOC110936407 gene encoding uncharacterized protein LOC110936407, with product MLTTVDFSNQTDHTTVTHHNNTHTHSFSLTINTSLSLAAIFTPVMFGDVLCDRPKPWFLCPSLFTCHYSSVAHRLHGSDCGFPIKLLGPANGFCDMILRDGHDYCSSPVGEGSWNVAWDMRPARWLHRPHTAWLLFGICAYLAPPPVDFTDAVLKSVDINDERVDGSVLEDSANYRVTGVPADGRCLFRAIAHMVCLRKGEDAPDENRQKELADELRVQVVDELVRRQKEIEWFIEGDFDAYVKRIEKPFVWGGEPELLMASHVLKTTISVYTFERGSNNLSKIATYGEEYEQDEISSIKVLFHGYGHYDILEDKF from the exons ATGCTGACAACCGTCGATTTCTCCAATCAAACGGACCATACAACCGTAACGCACCATAATAACACCCACACCCATTCATTTTCTCTCACTATAAATACCTCTCTCTCTCTTGCCGCCATTTTCACTCCGGTAATGTTCGGCGACGTACTCTGTGACCGTCCAAAGCCCTGGTTCCTCTGCCCGTCATTATTTACCTGCCATTACAGCTCCGTAGCTCATCGCCTTCATGGTTCCGATTGCGGCTTTCCGATCAAACTATTGGGTCCAGCTAACGGATTTTGTGATATGATCCTTCGGGACGGACATGATTATTGTTCGAGCCCTGTGGGTGAAGGCTCATGGAACGTTGCTTGGGATATGCGTCCGGCTCGATGGCTTCATCGGCCTCATACTGCTTGGCTTCTGTTTGGCATATGTGCTTATCTTGCGCCACCGCCCGTCGATTTTACGGATGCGGTTTTGAAATCCGTTGATATCAATGATGAACGCGTTGATGGGAGCGTTTTGGAGGACTCCGCTAATTACAGAGTCACAG GTGTTCCAGCAGATGGAAGATGCTTATTTCGAGCAATAGCGCATATGGTTTGTTTACGAAAAGGAGAAGATGCTCCTGATGAAAATCGTCAAAAGGAACTTGCTGATGAATTACGAGTCCAA GTCGTTGATGAGCTCGTGAGGAGACAAAAAGAGATCGAATG GTTTATTGAAGGAGACTTTGATGCATATGTCAAAAGGATTGAAAAACCATTTGTATGGGGTGGAGAACCTGAGCTGTTGATGGCTTCCCATGTTCTCAA GACTACTATATCCGTGTACACATTTGAGAGGGGTTCCAACAATTTGTCAAAGATTGCAACATATGGCGAAGAGTATGAACAAGATGAAATTAGTTCGATTAAAGTGTTGTTTCATGGCTATGGTCATTATGATATTTTGGAAGATAAGTTTTAG